A genomic region of Methanothermobacter sp. CaT2 contains the following coding sequences:
- a CDS encoding METTL5 family protein, translating to MRRKRQLEMLLERVPPHPRPDPGLEQYLTPAPLAAEVLWAARDMGDIGGRTVADLGCGTGILGIGAAVLGAEMVYCVDVDAGALELAEGVAEDLGLGNIRFIEADVRDYDDLVKVTGRVDTVIQNPPFGSQERADRGADRVFMEAASAMGRAVYSFHMAGSEDFVRRYYEGLGGRVTHRFRAEFPIRRTYSFHRMEVSTVDVVVVRVVFV from the coding sequence ATGAGGAGAAAGAGACAACTTGAGATGCTTCTTGAGAGAGTCCCTCCCCACCCCCGCCCTGACCCGGGTCTTGAACAGTACCTCACCCCGGCCCCTCTGGCCGCTGAGGTCCTCTGGGCAGCCAGGGACATGGGGGATATTGGGGGAAGAACCGTTGCGGACCTTGGATGCGGTACGGGTATCCTGGGCATTGGGGCGGCAGTTCTTGGTGCAGAGATGGTTTACTGTGTGGATGTGGATGCAGGGGCCCTTGAGCTTGCGGAAGGTGTGGCAGAGGATCTGGGGCTTGGGAACATCCGGTTCATTGAGGCTGATGTCCGTGATTATGATGACCTGGTTAAGGTCACAGGGAGAGTTGATACTGTAATCCAGAATCCCCCCTTCGGTTCACAGGAGAGGGCTGATAGGGGTGCCGACAGGGTTTTCATGGAGGCGGCATCAGCCATGGGGAGGGCTGTGTACTCATTCCATATGGCCGGATCTGAGGACTTTGTGAGGCGCTACTATGAGGGGTTGGGGGGGAGGGTGACCCACAGATTCAGGGCCGAATTCCCTATACGCCGCACCTACAGTTTCCACAGAATGGAGGTCTCCACGGTGGATGTTGTGGTGGTAAGGGTTGTTTTTGTGTGA